Within the Catalinimonas niigatensis genome, the region TGTGATGAGCGTCAGTAGGTGGTTCACTGACAATTCACTTAAAATTCTGGCCTTCACTGTTTCCAGGTACAGGTCCCGCAGCTGGTGTTTTTCCTGATAAGACAAATAAGAAAAGATACGATCCACCGCCTGCTGTATGCTTTGCTTACTGGTTTCGGGTTGGTAAATCCGTGGGTCAAGATGACGCTCCAAGAAGAAAGCTGTACAGGCTTCCAGGTAGTCTTTGTGAGACAGTTTTAACCGTCTGCTCTCCTCATCAATTTGCTTATGGATTAGATTTGATACATTGATCTTTTTACTGCTGCTCATGGGTGATCTTTTTAATGGTACTTGGGTGGGTGCTTTGAAATGGACTGATATTGAGTGGATTAGGACAGGAAAGTACACCACATGAAAAAGAGGCTTGCGTAAA harbors:
- a CDS encoding BfmA/BtgA family mobilization protein, whose amino-acid sequence is MSSSKKINVSNLIHKQIDEESRRLKLSHKDYLEACTAFFLERHLDPRIYQPETSKQSIQQAVDRIFSYLSYQEKHQLRDLYLETVKARILSELSVNHLLTLITEDEATYRQLQQQDQQYLSERLKQVSEKQNIND